TTAGCCAAGGACGAATAGTAACGGTCTTTAGGGTGCTACAGCTTGCATGAGGTAGCCACAAATCAACGCTCCATAAGTTCCTAATGCATATCCTAAGACAGCCAGTAATACACCCACTGGTGCCAATGAGGGATGGAAGGCTGCGGCCACGACTGGTGCAGAAGCTGCTCCTCCAATATTGGCTTTGCTGCCAACCGCTAAAAAGAAATAGGGGGCACGAATGATTTTTGCCACTACTATAAGAATGACGACATGGACAATCATCCAAGTTAGACCGACTAAGAAAATCGCGGGATTTTCAAATACTGCCATCACGTTCATTTTCATTCCGATCGTGGCTACTAGAATATAGATGAATACGCCACCAACTTTGCTGGCGCCTGCTCCTTCATAATTTCGAGCTTTTGTAAAACTCAGAGCTATTCCAAACGCTGTCGCTAGTACGATCAACCAAAAGAATCCTGAACCCAGACTGAAAGTATCGGCTAAGTAGGGAGCATTTTCCTTAATCGCAGGAGCTATGATTGACGATAGGAGGTGAGCCAATCCAGTGAGACCGAAGGCGATTCCCAAGATTACAGTGAAGTCTGTGAAAGAAGGCACTCGCTCTATCTTCTTACTGAAATTATGCATGTAATTTTTTAGCGATTCAACGCTAGAAGAATCAGCCTTGAAAAAACGGTCTATCTGAGCTGATTTCCCAACTCCCAGTAAAAGAAAGAACATCCACACTTCGGCCACAATAATGTCTACAGTGATCATCATAGAGTACATGGAACCAGTGATCAGGTTTTCGTCACCCCTAAAAATCTCGAACATCGCCGCCTGATTTGCACCACCTCCAATCCAGCTACCCGCGATGGTAGTCATACCTC
This portion of the Cryomorphaceae bacterium 1068 genome encodes:
- a CDS encoding DUF819 family protein produces the protein MEEVVSDIPLITNDAVTFGILAGLLLAIFRFGEHPMGAKLYKIIPALLLCYFLPSLFSTFGIISPKWIDVAAAKDALISAGYDLTNITSFKDFKNFVLNEEVPSSLIDPFIGKSQLYFVASRYLLPASLILLTLSISLKEVFRLGPKALIMFIAGTIGVVIGGPLAILLFSFIAPDVVGGVPPHEVWRGMTTIAGSWIGGGANQAAMFEIFRGDENLITGSMYSMMITVDIIVAEVWMFFLLLGVGKSAQIDRFFKADSSSVESLKNYMHNFSKKIERVPSFTDFTVILGIAFGLTGLAHLLSSIIAPAIKENAPYLADTFSLGSGFFWLIVLATAFGIALSFTKARNYEGAGASKVGGVFIYILVATIGMKMNVMAVFENPAIFLVGLTWMIVHVVILIVVAKIIRAPYFFLAVGSKANIGGAASAPVVAAAFHPSLAPVGVLLAVLGYALGTYGALICGYLMQAVAP